The Tenacibaculum jejuense genome includes a window with the following:
- a CDS encoding CAL67264 family membrane protein, whose product MAMNKNTVLAYATLLMIFIGVLLIGLGAYRYEDIGWGFAAIGLGFFAIAWVFNALKGRV is encoded by the coding sequence ATGGCAATGAACAAAAACACAGTGTTAGCCTACGCTACACTACTAATGATTTTTATTGGAGTTTTATTAATAGGATTAGGAGCATACAGATACGAAGATATAGGTTGGGGATTTGCAGCAATAGGATTGGGCTTCTTTGCTATAGCATGGGTGTTTAACGCTTTAAAAGGACGCGTATAA
- a CDS encoding PorP/SprF family type IX secretion system membrane protein translates to MKRKITLLFILVTTINSYSQDFLPIHSQYLLGNYFLINPAVAGINSNHRLRLTYRNQWIGEPSSPNTITASYQGRLNRYLGVGGYIFKDRNGNHNTTGFELATSYQINLGTNNKYERYWSLGLAFSGRHNGLDLEREGNDPALINFNEGFDFGFNLGSYFIYENYYGGLAISQLLVNDLSDNLRSNSKTSYSLILGHIRSINANDTFFLEPSVFIKKIEGLDTELDINAKFYHKPLLTKYSIWYGTSYKTFINDGLNSASLTFFAGIDYKNFNFGYSVDLDTSTKFNNFYNSHQFILGINLFEKRYASLGCSPLNF, encoded by the coding sequence ATGAAAAGAAAAATAACGCTTTTATTTATTTTAGTTACTACAATTAATAGTTATTCCCAAGATTTTTTACCGATACACTCTCAATACCTTCTGGGGAATTATTTTCTAATTAATCCCGCAGTTGCCGGAATCAATAGCAATCACAGATTACGATTGACTTATAGAAATCAATGGATAGGTGAACCTTCTTCACCCAATACCATAACAGCTAGTTATCAAGGTAGATTAAATAGATATTTAGGAGTTGGAGGATATATTTTTAAAGATAGAAATGGAAATCATAATACAACAGGTTTTGAATTAGCTACCTCATATCAAATCAACTTAGGAACTAATAATAAATATGAAAGATATTGGAGTTTAGGATTAGCTTTTTCTGGAAGACATAACGGTTTAGATTTAGAAAGAGAAGGAAATGATCCTGCATTAATAAACTTTAATGAAGGTTTTGATTTTGGCTTTAACTTAGGAAGCTATTTTATTTATGAAAATTACTATGGAGGTTTAGCAATAAGTCAATTGTTAGTTAATGATTTGTCAGATAATTTAAGAAGTAATTCCAAAACATCATATTCTTTGATTTTAGGTCACATAAGAAGTATTAATGCAAATGATACTTTTTTTTTAGAGCCTTCAGTTTTTATAAAAAAGATAGAAGGTTTAGATACTGAATTAGATATTAACGCTAAATTTTATCATAAACCGTTATTAACAAAATATAGTATTTGGTATGGAACTTCTTATAAAACCTTTATAAATGACGGATTAAATTCTGCATCGTTAACTTTTTTTGCAGGTATAGATTATAAAAATTTTAATTTTGGATACTCTGTTGATTTAGATACAAGCACCAAATTCAATAACTTTTACAATTCACATCAGTTCATTTTAGGAATTAATTTATTTGAAAAAAGATACGCATCTTTGGGGTGTAGCCCTTTAAATTTTTAA
- a CDS encoding T9SS type B sorting domain-containing protein gives MKKLLLLFFISVVVIHSQNRGNVWELNTLEINFNNSTNTTITSTTNTVSAQSSIADTEGKILLSYDGVNLYDRQGKIVKSNEKFAKAYNSVIFKKIGCNSKYYLFETKAIRTPSTGRQQAINVIPRLYYSQFEIDNNGNVKVLEEEVLYFDTQIYSGLTCYVNEEKQKVWVIVRNGNNIFSIEVNERGPEKHNSSRVAEPKIFEYFIDGVNQFLNVFNEIKVTPQGDKLITFIQNNRFVTARNEFKDEQGYIHIVDFNKNTGETGDFFSQTKIEQGDTKVRLFNPLLGGVKDGKLYVAIKTKILPFGLPPEHILYEYDLNSNDIKATEKNIFRRNRTNIFDIQEAPDNELYIAVLGQPIYTFLGKIENSNVTELLNTLTLNITDLPSFPQSYFKSDFFFKNLCFGDVTEFTSDLIETAISYEWSFGDGNTSNLEKPTHTYANAGNYTVTLRVEDINNVIHTYTNSLTIKDELTSNTLPKEVFICSNGEPIEVDAGPFETYLWSTGETTRKISIKNPGVYTVKVSNRNCCVGELKTTLIENAAPIIEDTFYDEFDNTVTITATGNEPLTYVLDSSVTQKNNIFNNLSFGEHTVEVIDVNGCKVSSNFEVNLTIPKYFSPNGDGINDVFKIPQLRGSLDFELQIFDRYRRTIKSFRNEEVLWDGTFLGEQLVSDDYWYFLNVNGQIFKGHFSKLN, from the coding sequence ATGAAAAAGTTACTTCTACTTTTTTTTATATCAGTAGTGGTGATTCATTCTCAAAATAGGGGTAATGTTTGGGAACTGAATACATTGGAAATTAATTTTAATAATTCAACCAATACCACAATAACTAGTACTACTAATACAGTTAGTGCACAATCTTCAATAGCAGATACAGAAGGGAAAATTTTACTTTCATACGATGGAGTCAATCTGTACGATCGCCAAGGAAAAATAGTAAAATCCAATGAGAAATTTGCAAAAGCATACAACTCTGTTATTTTTAAAAAAATAGGCTGTAACTCTAAATATTATCTTTTTGAAACAAAAGCCATAAGAACTCCATCTACAGGTAGACAACAAGCTATTAATGTGATACCTAGATTATATTACTCTCAATTTGAAATAGATAACAATGGGAATGTTAAAGTTTTAGAAGAAGAAGTTCTATATTTTGACACTCAAATATATTCTGGTTTAACTTGTTATGTAAATGAAGAAAAACAAAAAGTTTGGGTTATAGTTAGAAATGGGAATAATATTTTTTCAATAGAAGTCAATGAACGAGGTCCAGAAAAGCATAATTCAAGTAGAGTAGCAGAACCAAAGATTTTTGAGTATTTCATTGATGGTGTGAATCAGTTTTTAAATGTTTTTAATGAAATCAAAGTAACACCACAAGGTGATAAGTTAATAACATTCATCCAAAATAATAGATTTGTAACAGCCAGAAATGAATTTAAAGACGAACAAGGTTATATACATATTGTAGATTTTAACAAAAATACGGGCGAGACTGGCGATTTTTTTTCACAAACTAAAATAGAACAAGGAGATACAAAAGTTAGACTTTTTAATCCTTTATTAGGAGGTGTCAAAGATGGAAAGTTATATGTAGCTATTAAAACTAAAATTTTACCTTTTGGCCTTCCTCCAGAGCATATTTTATATGAATATGATCTCAATAGTAATGATATTAAAGCGACTGAAAAAAATATTTTTAGAAGAAATAGAACAAATATTTTCGATATTCAAGAAGCGCCAGATAATGAATTATATATTGCAGTTTTAGGACAACCTATTTATACTTTTTTAGGAAAAATAGAGAATAGTAACGTAACAGAATTGTTAAATACACTTACGTTAAACATAACAGATTTACCTTCTTTTCCACAATCATATTTTAAATCAGATTTTTTCTTTAAGAATTTATGTTTTGGCGATGTAACAGAATTTACTTCAGATTTAATAGAAACTGCTATTAGTTATGAATGGAGTTTTGGCGATGGTAATACTTCTAATCTAGAAAAGCCTACTCATACATATGCTAATGCTGGAAATTATACAGTTACTCTTAGAGTTGAAGACATAAATAATGTTATCCATACGTACACAAACTCTTTAACTATTAAAGATGAGCTAACTTCGAATACTTTACCTAAAGAAGTATTTATCTGTAGTAATGGAGAACCAATCGAAGTAGATGCAGGGCCTTTTGAAACTTATCTTTGGTCTACTGGTGAAACCACACGAAAAATAAGTATAAAGAATCCAGGAGTTTATACTGTAAAAGTGAGTAATAGAAATTGTTGTGTTGGCGAACTTAAAACTACTTTGATAGAAAATGCAGCTCCAATAATAGAAGATACTTTTTATGATGAATTTGATAATACAGTAACAATAACTGCTACAGGTAATGAACCATTGACTTATGTTCTTGATTCAAGTGTTACTCAGAAGAATAACATTTTTAATAATTTATCTTTTGGAGAACATACTGTAGAAGTAATAGATGTTAATGGTTGTAAAGTGTCAAGTAATTTCGAAGTTAATTTAACTATTCCTAAATACTTCTCTCCAAATGGAGATGGCATTAATGATGTTTTCAAAATACCTCAATTACGTGGTAGTTTAGATTTTGAACTTCAAATTTTTGATCGTTACAGAAGAACAATCAAAAGTTTCAGAAATGAAGAAGTTTTATGGGATGGTACTTTTTTAGGAGAACAATTAGTTTCAGATGATTATTGGTATTTCTTAAATGTAAATGGGCAAATTTTTAAGGGTCATTTTTCTAAATTAAATTAG